Proteins encoded within one genomic window of Brassica rapa cultivar Chiifu-401-42 chromosome A09, CAAS_Brap_v3.01, whole genome shotgun sequence:
- the LOC117128413 gene encoding replication protein A 70 kDa DNA-binding subunit-like gives MTISDETVITNSDIIEDDIFLSLAKYEDIIDGTLKTHFLIDVMGKIVSLEPVQTVQVKGEDRKKVQFRLVDSSGKDIACCLWGKYAEQLESYVEREQPLICLIRFAKISFYRGEVQITNAFDASIVYLDPTLKEALQFKEKLMEDNLPLSLIEKRNGKKEVVLQEEDWNDLEIKTISELFLANQVENCKIICSIEAIDTDWSWFYFGHKGCKHRAIKTGKIVPERSNNDNKQLWHCGKCQANITEVVPVFKLHLIVRDDTETCKLMLLNTVGMTIVGHEAVDLWDGSYDEIEDPDQLPEPIRYLVGKSFCFGISVSSDNVTNGAETFKVLEVWSGNEILQVESQSEPNSMIGTSSSTMSSCDVLNLQMLYSKRCLLIWKNMFDKV, from the exons ATGACGATCAGTGATGAAACTGTCATTACAAATTCTGACATAATTGAAGATGACATCTTTCTATCTCTTGCCAAATACGAAGACATCATTGATGGGACCTTAAAGACCCACTTCCTTATCG ATGTCATGGGAAAAATTGTAAGCCTTGAACCAGTTCAAACAGTGCAAGTGAAAGGAGAAGACCGGAAGAAAGTTCAGTTTCGTTTGGTTGACTCAAG TGGTAAGGACATTGCATGTTGCTTGTGGGGAAAATATGCTGAGCAATTGGAGAGTTATGTTGAACGTGAACAACCACTGATCTGTTTGATCAGATTCGCCAAAATAAGTTTCTATAGAG GTGAGGTGCAAATAACAAATGCATTTGATGCATCCATTGTTTATCTTGATCCAACATTGAAAGAGGCATTACAGTTCAAGGAAAA GCTGATGGAAGACAATCTCCCTCTTTCTCTTATTGAGAAGAGAAATGGTAAGAAAGAGGTTGTTTTACAAGAAGAGGACTGGAATGATCTTGAGATCAAGACAATATCTGAACTCTTTCTTGCAAATCAG GTGGAGAACTGTAAAATCATTTGTTCAATAGAAGCTATTGACACTGATTGGTCGTGGTTCTATTTTGGGCATAAAGGTTGCAAACATCGTGCTATTAAAACTGGTAAGATTGTGCCTGAAAGGTCAAACAATGATAACAAACAACTCTGGCATTGTGGGAAATGCCAAGCTAACATCACTGAAGTGGTACCTGT ATTCAAGCTTCATTTGATTGTGAGGGATGACACAGAAACATGTAAGTTGATGTTGCTTAACACTGTTGGTATGACCATTGTTGGACATGAAGCTGTTGATCTGTGGGATGGCTCCTATGATGAG ATTGAAGATCCAGACCAGCTACCAGAACCTATCAGATATTTAGTTGgaaaatctttttgttttggcATTTCTGTAAGCTCTGACAATGTGACCAATGGGGCAGAAACATTTAAAGTTCTTGAGGTCTGGTCTGGAAATGAAATTCTTCAAGTGGAATCCCAATCCGAGCCTAACTCAATGATTGGCACATCATCTTCTACCATGTCTTCGTGTGAT gTGTTAAACCTACAAATGTTGTATTCAAAGAGGTGTTTGCTAATCTGGAAGAATATGTTTGACAAG GTTTAA
- the LOC103837691 gene encoding GTPase ERA-like, chloroplastic isoform X1, whose protein sequence is MAASPNIPPTLSRYKFFSTSVVENPNFSPHHHNIDNRRRRRLIKSHLQAQNNTTAISYGAPRTELASSKKLWIRQQRSFSETEVEQGQLGDDEEELEDEASLLSLSVKPDRNMALLDDYEMEELGHSPPDTNHRSGYVAVVGMPNVGKSTLSNQMIGQKISIVTDKPQTTRHRILGICSSPDYQMILYDTPGVIEKKMHRLDTMMMKNVRDAAINADCVVILVDACKTPANIDQVLKEGLGDLEKRPPMLLVMNKKDLIKPGEIAKKLEWYEKFTDVDEVIPVSAKYGHGVEDVKEWILSKLPFGPPYYPKDIVSEHPERFFVAEIVREKIFMQYRNEVPYSCQVNVLSYKTRPAAKDFIQVEVVVDKNSQKIILIGKEGKALKTLATAARLDIEDFLQKKVFLEVEVKVKENWRQDEGLLKYYGYGGQIRAM, encoded by the exons ATGGCGGCCTCTCCGAATATTCCACCCACTCTTTCCCGCTACAAATTCTTCTCTACGTCCGTCGTTGAGAACCCTAACTTCTCTCCACATCATCACAACATCGATAACCGTCGGCGGCGGAGACTGATCAAATCGCATCTTCAAGCGCAGAACAATACCACCGCTATCAGCTACGGCGCTCCTCGGACGGAACTCGCCTCCTCGAAGAAGCTATGGATCAGGCAGCAACGAAGCTTCAGCGAAACGGAGGTTGAGCAAGGACAATtaggagatgatgaagaagagctAGAGGACGAGGCGAGCCTGCTCTCGTTGAGCGTGAAGCCGGACAGAAACATGGCGTTGCTCGACGATTACGAGATGGAGGAGCTTGGCCACTCTCCTCCTGATACCAATCATCGCAGCG GATACGTGGCGGTGGTTGGGATGCCGAACGTGGGGAAAAGCACGCTTTCGAATCAAATGATTGGTCAGAAGATCTCCATTGTTACTGATAAGCCTCAAACCACCAGGCATCGGATTCTCGGTATCTGCTCTAGCCCTGATTATCAG ATGATACTTTATGATACGCCTGGTGTAATCGAGAAGAAGATGCATAGGTTAGATACTATGATGATGAAGAATGTGCGTGATGCTGCCATCAATGCTGACTGCGTTGTTATTCTTGTTGATGCTTGTAAAACGCCTGCTAAT ATAGACCAAGTCTTGAAAGAGGGCTTGGGAGACCTCGAAAAGAGGCCACCCATGCTTCTTGTTATGAACAAGAAAGATCTCATCAAACCTGGTGAGATTGCCAAGAAACTCGAG TGGTATGAAAAATTCACTGATGTTGATGAAGTTATACCTGTGAGCGCAAAGTATGGACATGGAGTAGAGGATGTGAAAGAGTGGATCTTATCCAAACTTCCCTTTGGTCCACCTTATTATCCCAAG GATATTGTGAGTGAACACccagagagattctttgttgctGAGATCGTTAGAGAGAAGATATTTATGCAGTACCGAAATGAAGTTCCTTATTCATGCCAG GTGAACGTGTTGAGCTACAAAACTAGACCAGCTGCAAAAGATTTTATTCAAGTGGAAGTAGTGGTTGATAAAAATTCACAGAAGATCATCCTTATAGGAAAA GAAGGGAAGGCTTTGAAGACCCTAGCAACTGCTGCTCGACTTGACATTGAAGATTTCCTTCAGAAAAAAGTCTTCCTTGAG GTGGAAGTGAAAGTGAAAGAGAATTGGAGGCAAGATGAGGGACTTCTCAAGTACTATGGATATGGAGGACAGATCAGAGCTATGTAA
- the LOC103837689 gene encoding mannan endo-1,4-beta-mannosidase 7 — protein sequence MKPLCLIIFLSIVIQQSYLKLGADASSRDGFVRTKGVQFSLNGYPYYANGFNAYWLMYVASDPTQRPKISAAFQEASRHGLTVARTWAFSDGGYRPLQYSPGSYNEDMFQGLDFAIAEARRNGIKIILSFANNYVSFGGKKQYVDWARNQGRPVSSEDDFFTDSLVKDFYKNHIKAVLNRFNTFTKVQYKDDPTIMAWELMNEPRCPSDPTGRTIQAWITEMAAHVKSLDTNHLLEAGLEGFYGQSSPQSKTLNPPGQFGTDFIANNRIPGIDFVTAHSYPDEWFVDASEQFQMEFLNKWVDAHIQDAQNVLRKPIILAEFGKSTKKAGYSSAQRDLVFNTVYTKIYESAKRGGAAAGGLFWQLLGNGMDNFQDGYGIILGQSSSTVNVIAQQSRKLTLIRKIFARMIDVEKWKRARGYGPVRKGGHNIPN from the exons atGAAGCCTTTGTGTCTGATTATCTTCCTGTCGATCGTGATCCAACAAAGCTACTTGAAGCTAGGAGCTGATGCGTCTTCGAGGGATGGGTTCGTGAGAACAAAAGGTGTTCAGTTTAGCCTCAATGGCTATCCTTATTACGCTAACGGCTTCAATGCCTATTGGCTCATGTACGTCGCCTCCGATCCAACCCAAAGGCCTAAGATCTCCGCGGCCTTCCAAGAGGCCTCTCGCCATGGACTGACGGTTGCTCGAACCTGGGCTTTCAGTGACGGCGGTTACAGGCCTCTCCAGTATTCCCCTGGCTCTTACAACGAGGATATGTTTCAG GGTTTGGATTTTGCGATAGCTGAAGCAAGAAGGAATGGTATAAAGATAATACTCAGCTTTGCTAATAACTACGTGAGCTTTGGAGGGAAGAAGCAATATGTGGACTGGGCTAGAAACCAAGGCCGTCCTGTATCTTCTGAAGACGACTTCTTCACAGACTCTCTTGTTAAAGATTTCTACAAGAACCATATCAAG GCTGTGCTGAACAGATTCAATACTTTTACCAAAGTTCAATACAAAGATGACCCGACCATTATGGCTTGGGAGCTCATGAACGAGCCTCGTTGCCCCTCGGATCCAACCGGAAGAACCATTCAG GCTTGGATTACTGAAATGGCTGCTCATGTGAAATCACTAGATACCAACCACCTGCTTGAAGCTGGCCTCGAAGGTTTCTACGGCCAGTCCTCACCTCAAAGCAAGACTCTGAACCCACCAGGCCAGTTTGGAACAGATTTCATCGCCAATAACCGCATCCCTGGCATTGATTTCGTCACGGCCCACTCTTACCCTGACGAATG gtTTGTAGACGCAAGCGAGCAATTCCAAATGGAGTTCTTAAACAAATGGGTGGACGCACACATCCAAGACGCTCAGAACGTTCTCCGCAAACCCATAATCTTAGCAGAGTTCGGTAAGTCAACTAAGAAAGCAGGCTACTCTTCCGCGCAGAGAGACCTTGTCTTCAACACCGTGTACACCAAGATCTACGAGTCTGCGAAACGAGGAGGAGCGGCAGCGGGAGGACTGTTCTGGCAGCTTCTGGGCAACGGAATGGATAATTTTCAAGATGGGTATGGGATCATACTCGGCCAAAGCTCCTCGACGGTTAACGTTATCGCTCAGCAGTCGCGTAAGCT
- the LOC103837691 gene encoding GTPase ERA-like, chloroplastic isoform X2 — protein MAASPNIPPTLSRYKFFSTSVVENPNFSPHHHNIDNRRRRRLIKSHLQAQNNTTAISYGAPRTELASSKKLWIRQQRSFSETEVEQGQLGDDEEELEDEASLLSLSVKPDRNMALLDDYEMEELGHSPPDTNHRSGYVAVVGMPNVGKSTLSNQMIGQKISIVTDKPQTTRHRILGICSSPDYQMILYDTPGVIEKKMHRLDTMMMKNVRDAAINADCVVILVDACKTPANIDQVLKEGLGDLEKRPPMLLVMNKKDLIKPGEIAKKLEWYEKFTDVDEVIPVSAKYGHGVEDVKEWILSKLPFGPPYYPKDIVSEHPERFFVAEIVREKIFMQYRNEVPYSCQVNVLSYKTRPAAKDFIQVEVVVDKNSQKIILIGKEGKALKTLATAARLDIEDFLQKKVFLEITYKMGNEGGSESERELEAR, from the exons ATGGCGGCCTCTCCGAATATTCCACCCACTCTTTCCCGCTACAAATTCTTCTCTACGTCCGTCGTTGAGAACCCTAACTTCTCTCCACATCATCACAACATCGATAACCGTCGGCGGCGGAGACTGATCAAATCGCATCTTCAAGCGCAGAACAATACCACCGCTATCAGCTACGGCGCTCCTCGGACGGAACTCGCCTCCTCGAAGAAGCTATGGATCAGGCAGCAACGAAGCTTCAGCGAAACGGAGGTTGAGCAAGGACAATtaggagatgatgaagaagagctAGAGGACGAGGCGAGCCTGCTCTCGTTGAGCGTGAAGCCGGACAGAAACATGGCGTTGCTCGACGATTACGAGATGGAGGAGCTTGGCCACTCTCCTCCTGATACCAATCATCGCAGCG GATACGTGGCGGTGGTTGGGATGCCGAACGTGGGGAAAAGCACGCTTTCGAATCAAATGATTGGTCAGAAGATCTCCATTGTTACTGATAAGCCTCAAACCACCAGGCATCGGATTCTCGGTATCTGCTCTAGCCCTGATTATCAG ATGATACTTTATGATACGCCTGGTGTAATCGAGAAGAAGATGCATAGGTTAGATACTATGATGATGAAGAATGTGCGTGATGCTGCCATCAATGCTGACTGCGTTGTTATTCTTGTTGATGCTTGTAAAACGCCTGCTAAT ATAGACCAAGTCTTGAAAGAGGGCTTGGGAGACCTCGAAAAGAGGCCACCCATGCTTCTTGTTATGAACAAGAAAGATCTCATCAAACCTGGTGAGATTGCCAAGAAACTCGAG TGGTATGAAAAATTCACTGATGTTGATGAAGTTATACCTGTGAGCGCAAAGTATGGACATGGAGTAGAGGATGTGAAAGAGTGGATCTTATCCAAACTTCCCTTTGGTCCACCTTATTATCCCAAG GATATTGTGAGTGAACACccagagagattctttgttgctGAGATCGTTAGAGAGAAGATATTTATGCAGTACCGAAATGAAGTTCCTTATTCATGCCAG GTGAACGTGTTGAGCTACAAAACTAGACCAGCTGCAAAAGATTTTATTCAAGTGGAAGTAGTGGTTGATAAAAATTCACAGAAGATCATCCTTATAGGAAAA GAAGGGAAGGCTTTGAAGACCCTAGCAACTGCTGCTCGACTTGACATTGAAGATTTCCTTCAGAAAAAAGTCTTCCTTGAG ATTACATATAAAATGGGGAATGAAGGTGGAAGTGAAAGTGAAAGAGAATTGGAGGCAAGATGA
- the LOC103837690 gene encoding uncharacterized protein LOC103837690, with product MPLLKRSHFLIPRIPPLHLPISSATKHADLLLFSHNLSSSGGEFYDARDELSTDSGTPSSVNNMEAELRLSLLMESEKRRQAEETLEEMQMNYGVKSEFTRFVSDSLDIELAKAEVEMEMTSELEAKKFEITQLSNRLHYSETVNQEMSQRNQEAIEDARREKKKKRKRRQRWICGSIAVSITLGGAVLAYPSGNSLKPQPSPIK from the exons ATGCCACTCCTAAAGAGATCCCACTTCCTTATTCCCCGTATTCCTCCCCTCCATCTCCCTATATCGTCAGCCACAAAGCACGCAGACCTGCTCCTCTTTTCACACAATCTCTCTTCATCTGGTGGGGAGTTTTATGATGCTCGTGATG AACTATCAACCGACAGCGGAACGCCGAGTTCAGTTAACAACATGGAAGCTGAACTGAGGTTGAGTTTGCTGATGGAAAGCGAGAAGAGAAGGCAAGCAGAGGAGACTCTGGAGGAAATGCAA ATGAACTACGGTGTCAAATCAGAGTTCACCAGGTTTGTCTCTGACTCACTAGACATTGAGTTGGCCAAGGCAGAGGTAGAGATGGAGATGACTTCTGAACTCGAAGCTAAGAAGTTTGAAATCACCCAGTTATCTAACCGCCTTCACTATTCCGAGACTGTAAACCAGGAAATGTCCCAGCGCAACCAAGAGGCCATAG AGGATGCAAGacgagagaagaagaagaagagaaagaggagGCAGAGATGGATTTGCGGATCAATTGCAGTAAGCATCACGCTTGGTGGTGCAGTCTTGGCTTACCCTTCCGGAAATTCATTGAAACCTCAGCCGTCACCAATCAAATGA